In Centropristis striata isolate RG_2023a ecotype Rhode Island chromosome 1, C.striata_1.0, whole genome shotgun sequence, one DNA window encodes the following:
- the mrpl21 gene encoding 39S ribosomal protein L21, mitochondrial — MALVRGAGLWRACCRLLSGHPVLHSAAARTQSSVSGDLVPRTSLSRPPWPELRPVSVEEERSRHAAVVSTVNQLIQQQDFGRLFAVVHFAGRQWKVTGEDLILIENQIEAECGDRIRMEKVLLVGAEDFTLLGRPLLGKDLVRVEATVIEKTESWPRVHMRFWKRHRYERKRIIIQPQTVIRINSIELNPRLS; from the coding sequence ATGGCGCTGGTCAGGGGTGCGGGTCTGTGGAGGGCATGCTGCAGGTTGTTATCCGGACACCCCGTCCTGCATTCCGCTGCTGCCCGGACACAGAGCTCGGTGAGCGGGGACCTGGTGCCGCGGACCTCGCTGTCCAGGCCGCCGTGGCCGGAGCTGAGGCCGGTCTcggtggaggaggagcggagCCGCCACGCCGCCGTGGTGAGCACCGTGAACCAGCTGATCCAGCAGCAGGACTTCGGCCGCCTGTTCGCCGTGGTGCACTTCGCCGGCCGCCAGTGGAAGGTCACCGGGGAGGACCTGATCCTCATCGAGAACCAAATCGAGGCGGAGTGCGGGGACCGGATCCGCATGGAGAAGGTGCTGTTGGTGGGCGCGGAGGACTTCACGCTGCTGGGCCGGCCCCTCCTGGGGAAGGACCTGGTTCGGGTCGAAGCCACCGTGATCGAGAAGACCGAGTCGTGGCCCAGAGTCCACATGAGGTTCTGGAAGAGGCACCGGTACGAGCGCAAGAGGATCATCATCCAGCCGCAGACGGTGATCCGGATCAACAGCATCGAGCTGAACCCCAGACTCTCATGA